The window GCGCAGCGTTGCGGCCGGATGCCGAGGCGCTCGGCCAGCTGCGATATGCGGTAGGCCGTCGCACCACCGACGGTAAAGCCTCGACACAACTCGAAGGTCAAGACCCATCGCCAAACCACCCGAACCCCCGCCTGGACGGACAGCCAGGAGCCGTCCGTATACGGGTTCACCCGCCGGAACCTCCAGGATCGCGGGAACCCACGTGCTCCCCCCTTGGACGTGCTCGCCGACGCCGGCGCCGATCGTGCCAGCACGGTCTACCACCCACACTGAAGGAGGCCATGCTCTGGCCCGGGGCGCTCGAAGGCGCGGGCGCCACCGCGCAGCCGGCGCACACCCGTTCGCAACAATCCACAGCTGGACAGGGCCTGTTGGTGACCGTCCCACCAGCCTGACCAGTCGAACCGCAGGGCTCTGCGCAAGAGGGGCGAGTAACCCATCCGGGCGGTTTCCTCTTGGGGCAGTTTCCCCACCTCTGGACGTCATCACAGATCGAGCGACGCGAGGGCGACAGTGTCTCCACATCGCGATGGCAGCCCATGCCGCGCAACCGGCAGATGGGACACCGATTCACCCCGTAGACACCGTCGCCTGAACACGACCGCGCCGCCCCGGCCCCTGCACGGCCCCTGGGTCTTGGCATCGGCCCTCAGAGCAGCCACCCGGACCACGAGCGACAACTTCGAACACCCACTCCGCCGCAGGTCAGAGGGGCTCGGCCTCGCCCGGCCGCCGCCGGACCCCAAACCCACGAGCAGCGGATTCAGTCCGTTCAGGCAAAGTTGACGCTCCGCCAGCCAAAAAAGAACGTTTCCGCAGGTCAGAGACCTGCGGAAGTGGGGCGGGTGGGACTCGAACCCACGGCCGACGGATTATGAGTCCGCTGCTCTAACCGGCTGAGCTACCGCCCCGTACGGCGTGTCGCGTACATGTGTGCGCGCCGTCTGCCGCAGCATAGCCGCTCATACGATCTCCTGCTTCGGATGGTCGGCCTTCGCATGCGCTTCTTGACCTTGAGGACTTCGGCGGCGCGCACGCGGTTCCCCCGGACATGAAAAAGGACCCCCGACGGGGTCCTTCCTCACTGCTCTCCCGACTGGACTCGAACCAGTAACCTGCCGGTTAACAGCCGGCTGCTCTGCCAATTGAGCTACGGAAGACCGAAGCTCCCCCGACTGGACTCGAACCAGTAACCTGCCGGTTAACAGCCGGCTGCTCTGCCAATTGAGCTACGGAGGATTGCCTCGCTGCATCGAACGCGACTCCCTGGGTATTCGCCAGGGGGCGTGCGCTCGCTGCGACACATACATTAGCGCAAGCAGGGGGGTGCTCCGCCAATCGGTATCCCGCGCCCGTCGCGCGCGCAGGGCACGCAAGGGACCGACGCAGACGTAAGGGAAGGGTGGCCGCCATGCGCTATCGGCTCACGTTCTTTGCCGGACTGGCCCTGGGCTACGTACTCGGGACGAAGGCCGGACGCGAACGCTACGAGCAGTTGAAGAAGTCCGCGCGACAGGTCGCGCAGAACCCCGCGGTGCGCAACACCGCCGAGTCGGCCGCCCAGCAGGGGCGCGTCTACGCGGGCAAGGCGTACCACGTGGTCAGCGAGAAGGTCGGGGACCGTGTGCCCGACCTGGTCGCCGAGCGGGTCCGCTCGCTGCGCGAACGCAACGCGAACGGCTCCTCCGCGGACGACTGGGGAACGAGCAATACCTAGGGACCACATCGGGTCGGCCGGACCGACGCGCGGCGCCCCCACCCCTTCCGGTGCGGCAGAATTTCCGCCATGGGGATAGTCGCCGGGTTGGACAGTTCGCCCGATTTTACGCGCATTGTCGTCTGTGACGCGGACACAGGGGCCGTGCTCAGGCAGGGTTATGCCCCGCACCCGCTGGAGCCGGCGGAGGGCGGGGGGCGTCCGGCGGACGTCGACCCGCAGGCCTGGCTGCTGTCCCTGGGCGAGGCGGCCACCGGCGGGCTGCTGGAGGGTGTGCAGGCGATCGGGGTCTCGTCCCAGCAGAACGGGCTGATCGCGCTGGACGCACAGGGCAACAGCGTGCGTCCGGCGATGGTCGGCGGCGACAAGCGGACCCAGGTCGCGGCGGCCGACCTCGTCGACGCGCTCGGGGGGCGCGGCGCGTGGGCGGAGGCCGTCGGCTGCGTACCGGGAGCCGCACAGCCGGTGACGAAGCTGCGCTGGATGAGCCGTACGGAACCGGATGCCGCGATGCGGACGGCCGTCCTGCTGCAGGCGCACGACTGGCTGGTCTGGCAGTTGCTGGGGCGGCCGGTCAGAAGGACGACGGACCGGGGCGGGGCGTCCGGGACCGGGTACTGGAACGCGGCGACCGGGCAGTACCGCACGGATCTCGTCGAGATGGCGCTCGGGCACCAGGTCATGCTGCCGGAGGTGCTCGGCCCCTCGGACGCCGCCGGGACGACGCCGGAGGGGCTCCTCATCTCCGCCGGCACCGGGGAGACCATGGCCGCCGCGTTCGGGCTCGGCATCGGGCTCGGGGACGCGGTCGTGTCGCTGGGGGCCTCCGGGTCGGTCATGGCCGTGCACACGACGGCGCTCGTCGACTCATCCGGGATGATCACCTCGCTGGCCGACGCCACCGGAATGCATCTGCCGGTCGTCACCACGCTCAACGCCGTACGGACGCTGCGCGGGGCCACCGAACTGCTGGGCGTGCCCGATCTGGAGGCGCTGTCCGACCTGGCGATGAAGTCGACGCCGGGGTCGCACGGGCTGGTGATGCTGCCGTATCTGGAGGGCGAGCGGACGCCGAACCTGCCGCACACGGCGGGGACACTGGCCGGGCTGCGGCGGGAGTCGATGAAGCCGGAGCACTTCGCGCGGGCCGCGTTCGAGGGCATGCTGTGCGGGCTCGCGGACGCGCTGGACGTGCTGCGCGGCCGGGGTGTCGACGTGCGGCGGATCTTCCTGCTGGGCGCGGCGGCGGAGCTGCCGGCGGTGCAGGCGGCGGCGCCGGCGCTGTTCGGGGTGCAGGTGGTGGTGCCGCAGCCGGCGGACTACGCGGCGGTGGGTGCGGCGCGGCAGGCCGCGTGGGCGCTCGGGGTCTCGCAGGGGACGCTCGATCCGCGTACACCACCGATGTGGCCGGGGGCGGCGGCGCAGGTGCTGGACCCCGGGGACGAACTGGCGGTGGGGCAGGCGGTACGGCAGCAGTACGTGGCGGTGCGCGAGCAGACGCATCCCGGGGCGTTCCGGGCATGAGACCCGGCTCCCGGCCGCGAGGTCCGGTCACCGGAGCTTCACCGTCGGGTTAATTCGGTTGAGGTAACGCGGGGGGAGTGTTCGACGATGGGGGGTGGTGCGTCCCGAACCCCGTCGACTCCGAGAGATCTCGCGTGCTCATACGATTGCTGAGAAGTCATCTTCGTCCTTACCGGAC is drawn from Streptomyces bottropensis ATCC 25435 and contains these coding sequences:
- a CDS encoding FGGY family carbohydrate kinase, which encodes MGIVAGLDSSPDFTRIVVCDADTGAVLRQGYAPHPLEPAEGGGRPADVDPQAWLLSLGEAATGGLLEGVQAIGVSSQQNGLIALDAQGNSVRPAMVGGDKRTQVAAADLVDALGGRGAWAEAVGCVPGAAQPVTKLRWMSRTEPDAAMRTAVLLQAHDWLVWQLLGRPVRRTTDRGGASGTGYWNAATGQYRTDLVEMALGHQVMLPEVLGPSDAAGTTPEGLLISAGTGETMAAAFGLGIGLGDAVVSLGASGSVMAVHTTALVDSSGMITSLADATGMHLPVVTTLNAVRTLRGATELLGVPDLEALSDLAMKSTPGSHGLVMLPYLEGERTPNLPHTAGTLAGLRRESMKPEHFARAAFEGMLCGLADALDVLRGRGVDVRRIFLLGAAAELPAVQAAAPALFGVQVVVPQPADYAAVGAARQAAWALGVSQGTLDPRTPPMWPGAAAQVLDPGDELAVGQAVRQQYVAVREQTHPGAFRA